The segment CTTATGGTAAACAATTAAATCCATATTCTCTCTTCTGAAAGCATTAATACCCCAATCAAAAGAGTATTTTGGTCTCTAACTTGGTAATAAGTAAAGGTATGGATTGCTACAGTGGATGTGGCACAGACTGTTTAGATCTACCCAAAAAATACAAGATAAAATTGGGCTAAACTAAAATGTGCTTTGACAAATGAGTAATAACAGGCATTAAAAACTATAGCTTGGAAATGACAAAGTTGAGAGACTATGGCTTTAACTTCTCAAATAGCACCAATTCTGCCTTTAGCTCTACAGACATGCACAGTATTCTTACTACCATAAGAAAATGTGATACTTTCTAAACTTGTTTTATAAATTGAAATGTAACGAATTTACTTACTTGTATTAATCTTCAATGTAATAAGCATAGCTTTCAAGAAATTGTCACAAAGGGTTTTTATTCAATTTTACTTGTGACTATTTTTCATTGAAGCATGCACCTTTTGCCTACGCTGAATCTCTGAAGCATAGGCTGGGTTCAGTAGTACATGCAGAGCTTTTTCTGGCATCCTGATGGGTTAAACTCTCGGTGGAGATCGGGTTTTTAACCCTCTGTTTCCGTTGCCTTGAGCAACAATGCTGAGTTGAGTGGACACTGGTCCCTCCTACATTGTTTGACTAACATTTTAAATTGGGGGGAGGTGGGTGGGATATCAACATTGCTCCCCCACCCTTAAGGTTGGGATACTGCAAAGTATGAGGAGCACATAAACCCttcagtaattttaatttcttgaaaatacTCTGATTTAAATGTAATGTAGTGCTAATAATAGAATGTCATTGCCTACATAATGTAAGGAAACCTGGCTTAATATTACTGCCAGTGTCAAGGCTATGACTAAATGGCTTGTTGTAATGTGAAGTTGTGAGGTGTTTGTGGAAGGAATCAAAGACTGACCTCTCCCTGTGCAAACACTTGTAGGTACATTGAGATCTTCAAGAGTAGCCGAGCAGAGGTGCGCACTCACTACGACCCTCCCCGCAAGCTGTTGGCCATGCAGAGACCTGGTCCGTACGACAGGCCCGGCCTGACGCGCGGGTACAACAGTCTGGGTAGAGGAAGTAGCTTGGAGAGAATGAGGCGTGGAGCCTACGGAGGAGGTAAGTGCACAGaggcccagggagctgctcctttGAAAAGCAGCAACTCTTGGACCTGGTAGTGTCTCCCCAGCTGTGTATGTGTCCTTGGCCTTAATTCCTGtagaagaaatgaaatgttgTAGTAGTTGTTGTTTGCAGTGTGTACTGTGTATTTGGATCTTTCTGTAGTCGAAATGAAAGTTTATTTGGATCTTTGTGTAGTTGAAATGAACATGTCCAATCTGTTTCTAGGTTATGGAGGTTATGATGACTACAATGGGTATAATGATGGCTATGGGTTTGGTTCTGATAGATTTGGAAGAGGTAAGGATCTCTAATAGGAACAGTAACTGAACTTACGACATGTCCcaaaagaaactaaaatacATCTGAAAGACCTAGAATGGACTCTTTTCTCCGCAGGGATGTCGGACCACAGGTACGGCGACGGATCGTCCACCTTCCAGAGCACGACCGGCCACTGCGTCCACATGCGGGGTCTGCCCTACAGAGCCACGGAGAATGACATCTACAATGTGAGTGCCACACGCTGCTCCCCAGTGCATGGCTTTGGGTGCCGGGGTCCTTGTGGGACACGGccagctgcactgcagctggagTGTTCCTCTGGAGAAAATGGCTTGTTGTAAACCCAAACTGTTGCATTGGTGCGTTTTAATCTGTGTGACTGTTCCATGTGTAGTTCTTCTCACCTCTGAACCCTGTAAGAGTACACATTGAAATCGGGCCAGATGGCAGAGTAACCGGAGAGGCAGACGTTGAATTTGCTACTCACGAGGACGCAGTGGCTGCTATGTCCAAAGACAAAGCAAATATGCGTAAGTCTGACTGCTTGGAAGAGGTGGCTTTAGGGAGctgacagcactgcagcatAGTGCATCTGCTGCAACTGGAATGCCAAAGATTTCACTGCAGCTTCACATGCAGTGAGACAAGCTGGATGGATTTGGTGTGAAATGCTCTCATGGGAAAACTTTCTTCTTCCAGAACACAGATATGTAGAACTCTTCCTGAATTCTACAGCAGGAGGAACTGGTGGTGCCTATGGCAGTCAGATGATGGGAGCAATGGGTATGTAACAGTCTCACTGCACTTGCAAACAAGCGCTTGCTGTTGAAGGAAGCTTGCTCGTTTGTGCAGCTCCTGTTTATTGTGTACCTGGCGTCAAAACTGAAATTCAACATTCTGTCTTAATCACACAGTCAAGGAATCGGAAGGGGTAGTCCAAGATTGGAACACTAGCACATTGCCAGGTACATATAAACCTTTTGGGAATACATTTGAGCTTTAATAGGTTGAATAGACATGTGGTGCTGTGTGTGGTGTGCCTGGTGGGATGAGTGGCTTCTTTTGGGAGTGTGGTAGTGCAAAATCTGGGAGATGCCTGTCCTTTTtattctccttccccttccctatTGGGGATACCAGAACATGGTTCGGTGATGGAGGATGTATCTGTGGCACGTGACCTGCCATTCAAGCTGAGTCTTGGTGGTGAGAGAGAGGTACTTGGAATTGGGAGAAATTGAGAAATTGTCTGAATTGCTCTGGCAAACCccaaaattgtttaaaaatctaaaatgtgtgttttcagcACAAGTCTTAAATGCCTGTTGCTGTTGTGCCTCTAAGACAGATACCCTCCTGACACCAAGCTGGGCTGGTTTCGGAGATGAAGGTGGGGTTGGTTTCTGGAGGGCTCCTTTCTTGAGGGTGTTGGGGTGGGGGTGTGTGGATATACTACTGCTTTTATAGTATTTGGTTACAAAATGTTTGTAGTTCTAATGCTAATACTGCAACTGCAGAAAGGAGTGTAGGCAAGTGATGAGGTGAAAAGCAGTTGTTTGTTTAAATAGAGGTATCTGTGTCTgaaccacagcactgctgtgatgTGATGCACAGCCAGTCTGGAGCAGAAATAAGAATAATGTGCACGAGTGACTCCAGTTAATGGGCTGCTGTGCTTCTGCAAGGGCAGCACTCCTGTGTGAGGTCCCTTAAAGCCAATTTTAAGTCTTTTGGGTGTATAACAGTGCAGATCAATCCTGTTTAGTATAGTCCACAGAAATTGTAAAAGTAACTTCTAAAGTACTTGTTGCTGCTTGGTTGCAGGAATGTCTTTAGAAACCCCATCACTTTCCTTGAGCATGTTAAACTTCCCTTGGTGTGAGCAAGGTAGTGCCAGAGTGAAGGGTCTGTTGGTTGGGTGAGGGCTGGGTTTGTTGATGATGAGCTGATATTGACCGGCAAGTTCTTAATGTTTCTACCTTTAACTTAAAAGGGAGCCAATCCAGTTACGGTGCTCCAGGCAACCAGCAGCTGAGTGGGGGTTATGGAGGAGGATATGGAGGTCAAAGCAGCATGAGTGGCTATGGTAAGAGCATTTCTTTGCTGATATCCATTGGGCCAGGTGCAGCTGGCTTAGCACGCCCTTTATTGGTGTTGAAGGGTTGTGTTGTAacctgggcagcacaggctctgAAAGTTAAAGATGTGGCTATTGTGAATATTGGGGAATTGGGGGGGGAGTCAATTCAAAGCTGCAATGGGGATCTGTGGGGGGAAATGTGGAAAACTGTTTTGAAACGGGCAGGAAATGCCAGTCTCAGACTTGCATTGCTCTGATCACTTCTTAATCCAAAAGCTGGACACCAGCTTTGTTTAAACACAGTACAAATGGGGGAGGGGGTCATGGGAGGCTGGGTCCTCCCTGTTCCCCCAGAGCACTGGTAAAGCTCTGGCTTGGGAAGGGGGTGATGCAGAGCTCGTGCTGTGGTTGAACATCCGATAACTGGCTTTGGGTACGGAGCTGTAAACTGACACTTTGCAGCGTTGGGCACGGTAGACGGTATTTACGAGGTGGCCCAGCAAGGACAGGCGTTGGGGCAAGGATGCTTCGAGTCGGCCTGAGGCAGCTGTGAACCTGCTGTCGGTTTCCCCCTCAGACCCCGGGAGCCAGGGCGCCATGAACAGCAGCTACTACAGCAGTGGGAACCGCGCATCCATGGGAGTGAACGGCATGGGCGGCATGTCCAACATGTCCAACATGAGTGGTGGCTGGGGAATGTAACCAATCGCTGACTTTTGGTcacatcttttttaaaaaacaaaaaaacaaaaaactaagtTTAACAGTTTTGCAATACAAGCTTGTGATTTATGCTTTACTGTAAGTGAATTCAGGATTGTTTTAAAACCTTTCGGGTTCAGTATTTTTGAACATACAGAAATGAACATTCATCTAGGATGTAATAACCAAGTAAAGACTATAACTGTTAAACAATTTGGAGCGTTTCTCAAGTTAGTTTTGTTGTAGGAGTGTATTTAAGCAGTAAGCGTATTTAGGTTTAAGCTGTTTGAATTATGTTAAATGTTGCTCTTATACCATATTACATCCAACACTGTTTTGAATACATGTTGAAAGAGACATGCTTTTTTGTAAAAAACCAATATAGGAGCTGTGTCTGAAAATCAAAGTGAACATTTGGCATGTTAGTTctagtttatttcttttaatatccTGTAAGGCAtgttaaagctttttttttttaagttaatgGGGGAAACGTTGAGACGCAATACGGCTACTTTAGGATTTTGGTCTTGGTGTTCGTATAAAATTCTGAGGCCTTGATTTAATCTTTCATTGTATTGTGATTTCCTTTTTAGGTGTATTGCGCTAAGTGAAACTTGTTAAAtaaatcttccttttaaaaactggaaCTCACTCCTTCTTGACCTCCAGCTTCTTGTAACCACACTTGCACCCATGTCCTCTGTGACTGTGTGctcttgtgctgcagctgcagagcagtgactCCTCACAGAGCACTGACCCATGAGTGTTACAGTGACAACTTTGGGGGGAGCAAAGGAATCCACCCCGCAGGGTTGGGGGTCCCAGTGGGCGTTGGTTCAGAGCACTGCATGGCCGTGCCCTGAGAGGGGCTCTGGGCCCTAGAATGCTGGGGGTGAGGGGTGATTATGTACTTTCATGTAGGCATCGGTGGACTGGGCAGCTTACTGCAACCATGTTTCAATAAATGCAACTTGTCAAACATCCTGCTTAAAGATGTGGTTTTGTGAGCAACATAGTTACAGCTTCTTGAGCACTGCACCTTCCCCTGAAATAAGGAATCTGCTTCCATGCAGTGGCCCTACTGCTTTATTTCCCCTTAGTAATGAAC is part of the Oenanthe melanoleuca isolate GR-GAL-2019-014 chromosome 13, OMel1.0, whole genome shotgun sequence genome and harbors:
- the HNRNPH1 gene encoding heterogeneous nuclear ribonucleoprotein H isoform X20 encodes the protein MDPCHTEETEGEIPGLGFSDRSEQIVSRGVASAFEAATTEAETEQSLTPNVMLNSESSEGYVVKVRGLPWSCSTEEVQRFFSDCKILNGALGIRFIYTREGRPSGEAFAELESEEDVKLALKKDRETMGHRYVEVFKSNNVEMDWVLKHTGPNSPDTANDGFVRLRGLPFGCSKEEIVQFFSGLEIVPNGITLPVDFQGRSTGEAFVQFASQEIAEKALKKHKERIGHRYIEIFKSSRAEVRTHYDPPRKLLAMQRPGPYDRPGLTRGYNSLGRGSSLERMRRGAYGGGYGGYDDYNGYNDGYGFGSDRFGREWTLFSAGMSDHRYGDGSSTFQSTTGHCVHMRGLPYRATENDIYNFFSPLNPVRVHIEIGPDGRVTGEADVEFATHEDAVAAMSKDKANMQHRYVELFLNSTAGGTGGAYGSQMMGAMVKESEGVVQDWNTSTLPGSQSSYGAPGNQQLSGGYGGGYGGQSSMSGYALGTVDGIYEVAQQGQALGQGCFESA
- the HNRNPH1 gene encoding heterogeneous nuclear ribonucleoprotein H isoform X3 produces the protein MDPCHTEETEGEIPGLGFSDRSEQIVSRGVASAFEAATTEAETEQSLTPNVMLNSESSEGYVVKVRGLPWSCSTEEVQRFFSDCKILNGALGIRFIYTREGRPSGEAFAELESEEDVKLALKKDRETMGHRYVEVFKSNNVEMDWVLKHTGPNSPDTANDGFVRLRGLPFGCSKEEIVQFFSGLEIVPNGITLPVDFQGRSTGEAFVQFASQEIAEKALKKHKERIGHRYIEIFKSSRAEVRTHYDPPRKLLAMQRPGPYDRPGLTRGYNSLGRGSSLERMRRGAYGGGYGGYDDYNGYNDGYGFGSDRFGRGMSDHRYGDGSSTFQSTTGHCVHMRGLPYRATENDIYNFFSPLNPVRVHIEIGPDGRVTGEADVEFATHEDAVAAMSKDKANMQHRYVELFLNSTAGGTGGAYGSQMMGAMVKESEGVVQDWNTSTLPAQVLNACCCCASKTDTLLTPSWAGFGDEGSQSSYGAPGNQQLSGGYGGGYGGQSSMSGYDPGSQGAMNSSYYSSGNRASMGVNGMGGMSNMSNMSGGWGM
- the HNRNPH1 gene encoding heterogeneous nuclear ribonucleoprotein H isoform X23; the protein is MDPCHTEETEGEIPGLGFSDRSEQIVSRGVASAFEAATTEAETEQSLTPNVMLNSESSEGYVVKVRGLPWSCSTEEVQRFFSDCKILNGALGIRFIYTREGRPSGEAFAELESEEDVKLALKKDRETMGHRYVEVFKSNNVEMDWVLKHTGPNSPDTANDGFVRLRGLPFGCSKEEIVQFFSGLEIVPNGITLPVDFQGRSTGEAFVQFASQEIAEKALKKHKERIGHRYIEIFKSSRAEVRTHYDPPRKLLAMQRPGPYDRPGLTRGYNSLGRGSSLERMRRGAYGGGYGGYDDYNGYNDGYGFGSDRFGRGMSDHRYGDGSSTFQSTTGHCVHMRGLPYRATENDIYNFFSPLNPVRVHIEIGPDGRVTGEADVEFATHEDAVAAMSKDKANMQHRYVELFLNSTAGGTGGAYGSQMMGAMVKESEGVVQDWNTSTLPGSQSSYGAPGNQQLSGGYGGGYGGQSSMSGYALGTVDGIYEVAQQGQALGQGCFESA
- the HNRNPH1 gene encoding heterogeneous nuclear ribonucleoprotein H isoform X14, producing the protein MDPCHTEETEGEIPGLGFSDRSEQIVSRGVASAFEAATTEAETEQSLTPNVMLNSESSEGYVVKVRGLPWSCSTEEVQRFFSDCKILNGALGIRFIYTREGRPSGEAFAELESEEDVKLALKKDRETMGHRYVEVFKSNNVEMDWVLKHTGPNSPDTANDGFVRLRGLPFGCSKEEIVQFFSGLEIVPNGITLPVDFQGRSTGEAFVQFASQEIAEKALKKHKERIGHRYIEIFKSSRAEVRTHYDPPRKLLAMQRPGPYDRPGLTRGYNSLGRGSSLERMRRGAYGGGYGGYDDYNGYNDGYGFGSDRFGRGMSDHRYGDGSSTFQSTTGHCVHMRGLPYRATENDIYNFFSPLNPVRVHIEIGPDGRVTGEADVEFATHEDAVAAMSKDKANMQHRYVELFLNSTAGGTGGAYGSQMMGAMVKESEGVVQDWNTSTLPGSQSSYGAPGNQQLSGGYGGGYGGQSSMSGYDPGSQGAMNSSYYSSGNRASMGVNGMGGMSNMSNMSGGWGM
- the HNRNPH1 gene encoding heterogeneous nuclear ribonucleoprotein H isoform X5; translation: MDPCHTEETEGEIPGLGFSDRSEQIVSRGVASAFEAATTEAETEQSLTPNVMLNSESSEGYVVKVRGLPWSCSTEEVQRFFSDCKILNGALGIRFIYTREGRPSGEAFAELESEEDVKLALKKDRETMGHRYVEVFKSNNVEMDWVLKHTGPNSPDTANDGFVRLRGLPFGCSKEEIVQFFSGLEIVPNGITLPVDFQGRSTGEAFVQFASQEIAEKALKKHKERIGHRYIEIFKSSRAEVRTHYDPPRKLLAMQRPGPYDRPGLTRGYNSLGRGSSLERMRRGAYGGGYGGYDDYNGYNDGYGFGSDRFGREWTLFSAGMSDHRYGDGSSTFQSTTGHCVHMRGLPYRATENDIYNFFSPLNPVRVHIEIGPDGRVTGEADVEFATHEDAVAAMSKDKANMQHRYVELFLNSTAGGTGGAYGSQMMGAMVKESEGVVQDWNTSTLPAQVLNACCCCASKTDTLLTPSWAGFGDEGSQSSYGAPGNQQLSGGYGGGYGGQSSMSGYALGTVDGIYEVAQQGQALGQGCFESA
- the HNRNPH1 gene encoding heterogeneous nuclear ribonucleoprotein H isoform X24, whose translation is MDPCHTEETEGEIPGLATTEAETEQSLTPNVMLNSESSEGYVVKVRGLPWSCSTEEVQRFFSDCKILNGALGIRFIYTREGRPSGEAFAELESEEDVKLALKKDRETMGHRYVEVFKSNNVEMDWVLKHTGPNSPDTANDGFVRLRGLPFGCSKEEIVQFFSGLEIVPNGITLPVDFQGRSTGEAFVQFASQEIAEKALKKHKERIGHRYIEIFKSSRAEVRTHYDPPRKLLAMQRPGPYDRPGLTRGYNSLGRGSSLERMRRGAYGGGYGGYDDYNGYNDGYGFGSDRFGRGMSDHRYGDGSSTFQSTTGHCVHMRGLPYRATENDIYNFFSPLNPVRVHIEIGPDGRVTGEADVEFATHEDAVAAMSKDKANMQHRYVELFLNSTAGGTGGAYGSQMMGAMVKESEGVVQDWNTSTLPGSQSSYGAPGNQQLSGGYGGGYGGQSSMSGYDPGSQGAMNSSYYSSGNRASMGVNGMGGMSNMSNMSGGWGM
- the HNRNPH1 gene encoding heterogeneous nuclear ribonucleoprotein H isoform X22 — encoded protein: MDPCHTEETEGEIPGLATTEAETEQSLTPNVMLNSESSEGYVVKVRGLPWSCSTEEVQRFFSDCKILNGALGIRFIYTREGRPSGEAFAELESEEDVKLALKKDRETMGHRYVEVFKSNNVEMDWVLKHTGPNSPDTANDGFVRLRGLPFGCSKEEIVQFFSGLEIVPNGITLPVDFQGRSTGEAFVQFASQEIAEKALKKHKERIGHRYIEIFKSSRAEVRTHYDPPRKLLAMQRPGPYDRPGLTRGYNSLGRGSSLERMRRGAYGGGYGGYDDYNGYNDGYGFGSDRFGRGMSDHRYGDGSSTFQSTTGHCVHMRGLPYRATENDIYNFFSPLNPVRVHIEIGPDGRVTGEADVEFATHEDAVAAMSKDKANMQHRYVELFLNSTAGGTGGAYGSQMMGAMVKESEGVVQDWNTSTLPGMSLETPSLSLSMLNFPWCEQGSQSSYGAPGNQQLSGGYGGGYGGQSSMSGYALGTVDGIYEVAQQGQALGQGCFESA
- the HNRNPH1 gene encoding heterogeneous nuclear ribonucleoprotein H isoform X28 is translated as MDPCHTEETEGEIPGLATTEAETEQSLTPNVMLNSESSEGYVVKVRGLPWSCSTEEVQRFFSDCKILNGALGIRFIYTREGRPSGEAFAELESEEDVKLALKKDRETMGHRYVEVFKSNNVEMDWVLKHTGPNSPDTANDGFVRLRGLPFGCSKEEIVQFFSGLEIVPNGITLPVDFQGRSTGEAFVQFASQEIAEKALKKHKERIGHRYIEIFKSSRAEVRTHYDPPRKLLAMQRPGPYDRPGLTRGYNSLGRGSSLERMRRGAYGGGYGGYDDYNGYNDGYGFGSDRFGRGMSDHRYGDGSSTFQSTTGHCVHMRGLPYRATENDIYNFFSPLNPVRVHIEIGPDGRVTGEADVEFATHEDAVAAMSKDKANMQHRYVELFLNSTAGGTGGAYGSQMMGAMVKESEGVVQDWNTSTLPGSQSSYGAPGNQQLSGGYGGGYGGQSSMSGYALGTVDGIYEVAQQGQALGQGCFESA
- the HNRNPH1 gene encoding heterogeneous nuclear ribonucleoprotein H isoform X13, with amino-acid sequence MDPCHTEETEGEIPGLATTEAETEQSLTPNVMLNSESSEGYVVKVRGLPWSCSTEEVQRFFSDCKILNGALGIRFIYTREGRPSGEAFAELESEEDVKLALKKDRETMGHRYVEVFKSNNVEMDWVLKHTGPNSPDTANDGFVRLRGLPFGCSKEEIVQFFSGLEIVPNGITLPVDFQGRSTGEAFVQFASQEIAEKALKKHKERIGHRYIEIFKSSRAEVRTHYDPPRKLLAMQRPGPYDRPGLTRGYNSLGRGSSLERMRRGAYGGGYGGYDDYNGYNDGYGFGSDRFGRGMSDHRYGDGSSTFQSTTGHCVHMRGLPYRATENDIYNFFSPLNPVRVHIEIGPDGRVTGEADVEFATHEDAVAAMSKDKANMQHRYVELFLNSTAGGTGGAYGSQMMGAMVKESEGVVQDWNTSTLPGMSLETPSLSLSMLNFPWCEQGSQSSYGAPGNQQLSGGYGGGYGGQSSMSGYDPGSQGAMNSSYYSSGNRASMGVNGMGGMSNMSNMSGGWGM
- the HNRNPH1 gene encoding heterogeneous nuclear ribonucleoprotein H isoform X27 → MSTTEAETEQSLTPNVMLNSESSEGYVVKVRGLPWSCSTEEVQRFFSDCKILNGALGIRFIYTREGRPSGEAFAELESEEDVKLALKKDRETMGHRYVEVFKSNNVEMDWVLKHTGPNSPDTANDGFVRLRGLPFGCSKEEIVQFFSGLEIVPNGITLPVDFQGRSTGEAFVQFASQEIAEKALKKHKERIGHRYIEIFKSSRAEVRTHYDPPRKLLAMQRPGPYDRPGLTRGYNSLGRGSSLERMRRGAYGGGYGGYDDYNGYNDGYGFGSDRFGREWTLFSAGMSDHRYGDGSSTFQSTTGHCVHMRGLPYRATENDIYNFFSPLNPVRVHIEIGPDGRVTGEADVEFATHEDAVAAMSKDKANMQHRYVELFLNSTAGGTGGAYGSQMMGAMVKESEGVVQDWNTSTLPGSQSSYGAPGNQQLSGGYGGGYGGQSSMSGYDPGSQGAMNSSYYSSGNRASMGVNGMGGMSNMSNMSGGWGM
- the HNRNPH1 gene encoding heterogeneous nuclear ribonucleoprotein H isoform X26 is translated as MDPCHTEETEGEIPGLATTEAETEQSLTPNVMLNSESSEGYVVKVRGLPWSCSTEEVQRFFSDCKILNGALGIRFIYTREGRPSGEAFAELESEEDVKLALKKDRETMGHRYVEVFKSNNVEMDWVLKHTGPNSPDTANDGFVRLRGLPFGCSKEEIVQFFSGLEIVPNGITLPVDFQGRSTGEAFVQFASQEIAEKALKKHKERIGHRYIEIFKSSRAEVRTHYDPPRKLLAMQRPGPYDRPGLTRGYNSLGRGSSLERMRRGAYGGGYGGYDDYNGYNDGYGFGSDRFGREWTLFSAGMSDHRYGDGSSTFQSTTGHCVHMRGLPYRATENDIYNFFSPLNPVRVHIEIGPDGRVTGEADVEFATHEDAVAAMSKDKANMQHRYVELFLNSTAGGTGGAYGSQMMGAMVKESEGVVQDWNTSTLPGSQSSYGAPGNQQLSGGYGGGYGGQSSMSGYALGTVDGIYEVAQQGQALGQGCFESA
- the HNRNPH1 gene encoding heterogeneous nuclear ribonucleoprotein H isoform X1, translated to MDPCHTEETEGEIPGLGFSDRSEQIVSRGVASAFEAATTEAETEQSLTPNVMLNSESSEGYVVKVRGLPWSCSTEEVQRFFSDCKILNGALGIRFIYTREGRPSGEAFAELESEEDVKLALKKDRETMGHRYVEVFKSNNVEMDWVLKHTGPNSPDTANDGFVRLRGLPFGCSKEEIVQFFSGLEIVPNGITLPVDFQGRSTGEAFVQFASQEIAEKALKKHKERIGHRYIEIFKSSRAEVRTHYDPPRKLLAMQRPGPYDRPGLTRGYNSLGRGSSLERMRRGAYGGGYGGYDDYNGYNDGYGFGSDRFGREWTLFSAGMSDHRYGDGSSTFQSTTGHCVHMRGLPYRATENDIYNFFSPLNPVRVHIEIGPDGRVTGEADVEFATHEDAVAAMSKDKANMQHRYVELFLNSTAGGTGGAYGSQMMGAMVKESEGVVQDWNTSTLPAQVLNACCCCASKTDTLLTPSWAGFGDEGSQSSYGAPGNQQLSGGYGGGYGGQSSMSGYDPGSQGAMNSSYYSSGNRASMGVNGMGGMSNMSNMSGGWGM
- the HNRNPH1 gene encoding heterogeneous nuclear ribonucleoprotein H isoform X21; translation: MDPCHTEETEGEIPGLATTEAETEQSLTPNVMLNSESSEGYVVKVRGLPWSCSTEEVQRFFSDCKILNGALGIRFIYTREGRPSGEAFAELESEEDVKLALKKDRETMGHRYVEVFKSNNVEMDWVLKHTGPNSPDTANDGFVRLRGLPFGCSKEEIVQFFSGLEIVPNGITLPVDFQGRSTGEAFVQFASQEIAEKALKKHKERIGHRYIEIFKSSRAEVRTHYDPPRKLLAMQRPGPYDRPGLTRGYNSLGRGSSLERMRRGAYGGGYGGYDDYNGYNDGYGFGSDRFGREWTLFSAGMSDHRYGDGSSTFQSTTGHCVHMRGLPYRATENDIYNFFSPLNPVRVHIEIGPDGRVTGEADVEFATHEDAVAAMSKDKANMQHRYVELFLNSTAGGTGGAYGSQMMGAMVKESEGVVQDWNTSTLPGSQSSYGAPGNQQLSGGYGGGYGGQSSMSGYDPGSQGAMNSSYYSSGNRASMGVNGMGGMSNMSNMSGGWGM
- the HNRNPH1 gene encoding heterogeneous nuclear ribonucleoprotein H isoform X29 — protein: MSTTEAETEQSLTPNVMLNSESSEGYVVKVRGLPWSCSTEEVQRFFSDCKILNGALGIRFIYTREGRPSGEAFAELESEEDVKLALKKDRETMGHRYVEVFKSNNVEMDWVLKHTGPNSPDTANDGFVRLRGLPFGCSKEEIVQFFSGLEIVPNGITLPVDFQGRSTGEAFVQFASQEIAEKALKKHKERIGHRYIEIFKSSRAEVRTHYDPPRKLLAMQRPGPYDRPGLTRGYNSLGRGSSLERMRRGAYGGGYGGYDDYNGYNDGYGFGSDRFGREWTLFSAGMSDHRYGDGSSTFQSTTGHCVHMRGLPYRATENDIYNFFSPLNPVRVHIEIGPDGRVTGEADVEFATHEDAVAAMSKDKANMQHRYVELFLNSTAGGTGGAYGSQMMGAMVKESEGVVQDWNTSTLPGSQSSYGAPGNQQLSGGYGGGYGGQSSMSGYALGTVDGIYEVAQQGQALGQGCFESA
- the HNRNPH1 gene encoding heterogeneous nuclear ribonucleoprotein H isoform X2, with amino-acid sequence MDPCHTEETEGEIPGLGFSDRSEQIVSRGVASAFEAATTEAETEQSLTPNVMLNSESSEGYVVKVRGLPWSCSTEEVQRFFSDCKILNGALGIRFIYTREGRPSGEAFAELESEEDVKLALKKDRETMGHRYVEVFKSNNVEMDWVLKHTGPNSPDTANDGFVRLRGLPFGCSKEEIVQFFSGLEIVPNGITLPVDFQGRSTGEAFVQFASQEIAEKALKKHKERIGHRYIEIFKSSRAEVRTHYDPPRKLLAMQRPGPYDRPGLTRGYNSLGRGSSLERMRRGAYGGGYGGYDDYNGYNDGYGFGSDRFGREWTLFSAGMSDHRYGDGSSTFQSTTGHCVHMRGLPYRATENDIYNFFSPLNPVRVHIEIGPDGRVTGEADVEFATHEDAVAAMSKDKANMQHRYVELFLNSTAGGTGGAYGSQMMGAMVKESEGVVQDWNTSTLPGMSLETPSLSLSMLNFPWCEQGSQSSYGAPGNQQLSGGYGGGYGGQSSMSGYDPGSQGAMNSSYYSSGNRASMGVNGMGGMSNMSNMSGGWGM
- the HNRNPH1 gene encoding heterogeneous nuclear ribonucleoprotein H isoform X12; its protein translation is MDPCHTEETEGEIPGLGFSDRSEQIVSRGVASAFEAATTEAETEQSLTPNVMLNSESSEGYVVKVRGLPWSCSTEEVQRFFSDCKILNGALGIRFIYTREGRPSGEAFAELESEEDVKLALKKDRETMGHRYVEVFKSNNVEMDWVLKHTGPNSPDTANDGFVRLRGLPFGCSKEEIVQFFSGLEIVPNGITLPVDFQGRSTGEAFVQFASQEIAEKALKKHKERIGHRYIEIFKSSRAEVRTHYDPPRKLLAMQRPGPYDRPGLTRGYNSLGRGSSLERMRRGAYGGGYGGYDDYNGYNDGYGFGSDRFGRGMSDHRYGDGSSTFQSTTGHCVHMRGLPYRATENDIYNFFSPLNPVRVHIEIGPDGRVTGEADVEFATHEDAVAAMSKDKANMQHRYVELFLNSTAGGTGGAYGSQMMGAMVKESEGVVQDWNTSTLPGMSLETPSLSLSMLNFPWCEQGSQSSYGAPGNQQLSGGYGGGYGGQSSMSGYALGTVDGIYEVAQQGQALGQGCFESA